A genomic stretch from Gorilla gorilla gorilla isolate KB3781 chromosome 20, NHGRI_mGorGor1-v2.1_pri, whole genome shotgun sequence includes:
- the ZSCAN5B gene encoding zinc finger and SCAN domain-containing protein 5B isoform X1, protein MAANWTLSWVQGGPCNSPGSETPRSVVSPGTQLGNHDRNPETWHMNFRMFSCPEESDPLQALRKLTELCHMWLRPDLHTKEQILDMLVMEQFMISMPQELQVLVKVNGVQSCKDLEDLLRNNRRPKKWSVVNLFGKEYLMLNSDVEMAEAPVSVRDDPRDVSSQWASSVNQMCPGKGQARREQQILPRVPALSRRQGEDFLLHKSIDVTGDPKSPRPKQTLEKDLKENREENPGLTSPEPQLPKSPNLVRAKEGKEPQKRASVENVDADTPSACVVEREASTHSGNRGDALNLSSPKRSKPDASSISQEEPQGEATPVGNRESPGQAEINPVHSPGPVGLVSHPDGQEAKALPPFACDVCNKSFKYFSQLSIHRRSHTGDRPFQCDLCLKRFLQPSDLRVHQRVHTGERPYVCDVCQKRFAHESTLQGHKRIHTGERPFKCKYCSKVFSHKGNLNVHQRTHSGEKPYKCATCQKAFRQLGTFKRHLKTHRETTSQ, encoded by the exons ATGGCTGCAAATTGGACACTCTCATGGGTTCAGGGAGGACCCTGCAACAGCCCTGGGTCAGAGACTCCACGGTCTGTGGTGTCCCCAGGAACTCAACTTGGAAATCACGACAGGAACCCTGAGACTTGGCACATGAACTTCAGGATGTTCAGCTGCCCAGAGGAGTCGGACCCCCTCCAGGCTCTGAGGAAACTCACTGAGCTGTGCCATATGTGGCTGAGGCCCGACCTCCACACCAAAGAGCAGATCCTGGACATGCTGGTGATGGAGCAGTTCATGATCTCCATGCCCCAGGAGCTCCAGGTCTTAGTCAAGGTGAACGGTGTGCAGAGCTGCAAAGACCTGGAGGACCTGCTACGAAATAACAGAAGACCCAAGAAATGG TCTGTAGTCAACTTGTTCGGCAAAGAATATCTTATGCTGAACTCAGATGTCGAGATGGCTGAAGCCCCCGTCAGTGTCAGAGATGATCCGAGAGACGTGTCCAGCCAGTGGGCCTCCTCTGTGAACCAGATGTGTCCGGGGAAAGGCCAGGCCCGCCGAGAGCAGCAGATCCTGCCCAGGGTCCCTGCATTGTCCAGGAGGCAG GGAGAGGACTTTCTGCTACACAAGAGTATTGACGTAACAGGTGACCCAAAGTCTCCGAGACCCAAGCAGACCTTGGAGAAGGATCTGAAGGAAAACAGGGAAGAGAACCCAGGACTGACATCCCCagagcctcagcttccaaagAGTCCCA ATCTGGTGAGAGCAAAGGAGGGGAAGGAACCCCAGAAAAGAGCCTCTGTGGAAAATGTGGATGCTGACACACCTTCTGCCTGTGTTGTGGAGAGAGAAGCTTCGACTCACAGCGGGAACAGAGGAGACGCTCTGAATCTGAGCAGTCCCAAAAGAAGCAAACCAGATGCCTCCTCCATTTCCCAAGAAGAGCCTCAAGGAGAAGCCACACCTGTGGGCAACAGAGAATCCCCGGGACAAGCTGAGATCAATCCAGTTCATTCCCCAGGCCCTGTGGGCCTGGTCAGTCACCCAGATGGCCAAGAAGCCAAGGCCCTGCCGCCCTTTGCATGTGACGTGTGCAATAAATCATTTAAGTATTTTTCCCAGCTAAGCATCCACAGGAGGTCACacacaggagacagaccctttcaGTGTGATCTCTGTCTGAAGCGCTTCTTGCAGCCTTCAGACCTCCGAGTTCACCAGCGAGTCCACACTGGCGAGAGGCCCTACGTGTGTGACGTCTGCCAAAAGCGGTTCGCCCACGAGTCCACCTTACAGGGCCACAAGAGGATCCACACCGGGGAGAGGCCGTTCAAATGTAAATACTGCAGCAAAGTTTTCAGCCACAAGGGGAACCTGAACGTTCACCAGCGCACCCACTCCGGAGAGAAGCCCTACAAATGTGCCACCTGTCAAAAGGCCTTCCGTCAGCTGGGGACATTCAAGCGTCACCTGAAAACACACCGGGAAACCACCTCCCAGTGA
- the ZSCAN5B gene encoding zinc finger and SCAN domain-containing protein 5B isoform X2: protein MAANWTLSWVQGGPCNSPGSETPRSVVSPGTQLGNHDRNPETWHMNFRMFSCPEESDPLQALRKLTELCHMWLRPDLHTKEQILDMLVMEQFMISMPQELQVLVKVNGVQSCKDLEDLLRNNRRPKKWSVVNLFGKEYLMLNSDVEMAEAPVSVRDDPRDVSSQWASSVNQMCPGKGQARREQQILPRVPALSRRQGEDFLLHKSIDVTGDPKSPRPKQTLEKDLKENREENPGLTSPEPQLPKSPTDLVRAKEGKEPQKRASVENVDADTPSACVVEREASTHSGNRGDALNLSSPKRSKPDASSISQEEPQGEATPVGNRESPGQAEINPVHSPGPVGLVSHPDGQEAKALPPFACDVCNKSFKYFSQLSIHRRSHTGDRPFQCDLCLKRFLQPSDLRVHQRVHTGERPYVCDVCQKRFAHESTLQGHKRIHTGERPFKCKYCSKVFSHKGNLNVHQRTHSGEKPYKCATCQKAFRQLGTFKRHLKTHRETTSQ, encoded by the exons ATGGCTGCAAATTGGACACTCTCATGGGTTCAGGGAGGACCCTGCAACAGCCCTGGGTCAGAGACTCCACGGTCTGTGGTGTCCCCAGGAACTCAACTTGGAAATCACGACAGGAACCCTGAGACTTGGCACATGAACTTCAGGATGTTCAGCTGCCCAGAGGAGTCGGACCCCCTCCAGGCTCTGAGGAAACTCACTGAGCTGTGCCATATGTGGCTGAGGCCCGACCTCCACACCAAAGAGCAGATCCTGGACATGCTGGTGATGGAGCAGTTCATGATCTCCATGCCCCAGGAGCTCCAGGTCTTAGTCAAGGTGAACGGTGTGCAGAGCTGCAAAGACCTGGAGGACCTGCTACGAAATAACAGAAGACCCAAGAAATGG TCTGTAGTCAACTTGTTCGGCAAAGAATATCTTATGCTGAACTCAGATGTCGAGATGGCTGAAGCCCCCGTCAGTGTCAGAGATGATCCGAGAGACGTGTCCAGCCAGTGGGCCTCCTCTGTGAACCAGATGTGTCCGGGGAAAGGCCAGGCCCGCCGAGAGCAGCAGATCCTGCCCAGGGTCCCTGCATTGTCCAGGAGGCAG GGAGAGGACTTTCTGCTACACAAGAGTATTGACGTAACAGGTGACCCAAAGTCTCCGAGACCCAAGCAGACCTTGGAGAAGGATCTGAAGGAAAACAGGGAAGAGAACCCAGGACTGACATCCCCagagcctcagcttccaaagAGTCCCA CAGATCTGGTGAGAGCAAAGGAGGGGAAGGAACCCCAGAAAAGAGCCTCTGTGGAAAATGTGGATGCTGACACACCTTCTGCCTGTGTTGTGGAGAGAGAAGCTTCGACTCACAGCGGGAACAGAGGAGACGCTCTGAATCTGAGCAGTCCCAAAAGAAGCAAACCAGATGCCTCCTCCATTTCCCAAGAAGAGCCTCAAGGAGAAGCCACACCTGTGGGCAACAGAGAATCCCCGGGACAAGCTGAGATCAATCCAGTTCATTCCCCAGGCCCTGTGGGCCTGGTCAGTCACCCAGATGGCCAAGAAGCCAAGGCCCTGCCGCCCTTTGCATGTGACGTGTGCAATAAATCATTTAAGTATTTTTCCCAGCTAAGCATCCACAGGAGGTCACacacaggagacagaccctttcaGTGTGATCTCTGTCTGAAGCGCTTCTTGCAGCCTTCAGACCTCCGAGTTCACCAGCGAGTCCACACTGGCGAGAGGCCCTACGTGTGTGACGTCTGCCAAAAGCGGTTCGCCCACGAGTCCACCTTACAGGGCCACAAGAGGATCCACACCGGGGAGAGGCCGTTCAAATGTAAATACTGCAGCAAAGTTTTCAGCCACAAGGGGAACCTGAACGTTCACCAGCGCACCCACTCCGGAGAGAAGCCCTACAAATGTGCCACCTGTCAAAAGGCCTTCCGTCAGCTGGGGACATTCAAGCGTCACCTGAAAACACACCGGGAAACCACCTCCCAGTGA